The following proteins come from a genomic window of Diprion similis isolate iyDipSimi1 chromosome 8, iyDipSimi1.1, whole genome shotgun sequence:
- the LOC124409387 gene encoding D-altritol 5-dehydrogenase-like produces the protein MEFLSFDSKSKSLTLKKGDIPVPKPDEVLVKVAYSGICGTDLHIVEGSFPCKSDGPVTLGHEFSGVVQAIGSEVTVFSVGQRVAVDPNSGCNICTFCHGGDYHFCQSGGIHNTIGIYRNGGWASHCVVPESQVHLVPDGVELPQASLAEPLSCLVHGWDIINPVHVGSRVLVIGAGIIGSLWSCLLHLHGQRKSVTVSEPQAKRRELFGKLGLDYKAVSPTDLKGREFDLAIDCSGSGPAIESAIPLLGKGGRMCIFGVASPQAEVKFKPFEAYMKELQIVAVNINPFTFPKALLLLKAMADTYLNYEKLGIGVYSLSQYQDALDALKTGVISKAVFKL, from the exons ATGGAGTTCCTCAGCTTCGATTCAAAGTCGAAATCGTTAACGCTGAAGAAGGGTGACATCCCGGTACCAAAGCCTGACGAAGTTTTAGTCAAAGTTGCATATTCTGGTATTTGCGGAACGGATTTACACATTGTTGAG GGTTCATTTCCTTGTAAAAGCGACGGCCCTGTGACATTGGGTCACGAGTTCTCGGGTGTTGTTCAAGCCATTGGTTCTGAGGTGACAGTGTTTTCGGTTGGACAGAGGGTTGCCGTTGACCCAAACAGCGGATGCAACATTTGTACGTTCTGTCACGGTGGCGATTATCACTTTTGTCAAAGTGGCGGAATACACAATACGATTGGAATATATCGCAACGGAGGTTGGGCCTCGCATTGCGTTGTTCCAGAGTCGCAG GTCCATTTAGTTCCCGATGGTGTCGAACTGCCTCAGGCATCACTTGCCGAGCCATTGTCCTGCTTGGTGCACGGATGGGATATAATAAATCCAGTTCACGTTGGATCCAGAGTTCTGGTCATTGGAGCTGGTATTATCGGTTCCCTTTGGTCGTGTCTTCTGCATCTCCATGGGCAGCGAAAATCTGTTACGGTCAGCGAGCCGCAGGCGAAGCGACGAGAGCTGTTCGGAAAACTGG GTCTGGATTATAAGGCAGTCAGTCCGACGGACTTGAAAGGTCGAGAGTTCGATTTGGCGATAGACTGCAGTGGTTCTGGTCCTGCTATCGAGTCGGCCATACCCCTGCTGGGCAAGGGCGGTCGCATGTGTATATTCGGAGTTGCCAGTCCTCAGGCGGAAGTGAAATTCAAGCCGTTTGAG GCTTACATGAAGGAGCTGCAAATCGTCGCCGTTAATATAAACCCGTTCACTTTCCCGAAGGCGTTGTTATTGCTGAAAGCTATGGCCGACACCTACCTCAATTACGAAAAACTAGGAATCGGTGTCTACTCACTGTCACAGTATCAAGATGCTCTTGATGCTCTGAAAACTGGTGTGATCAGCAAAGCAGTATTTAAGCTTTAA
- the LOC124408736 gene encoding D-arabinitol dehydrogenase 1-like: MEFLSFDAKDKSLKLEKGDVPVPEPDEVLIKVAYAGICGTDLHIIEGNFPCKSDGPITLGHEFSGVVEAIGTSVTVFMVGQNVVVDPNTGCESCDFCHNGKYHFCRRSSHKTVGIFKNGGWSTHVVVPESQVFLVPDGVTLAQAVLAEPVSCLIHGLDLINPINIGSRVLIIGAGIIGFLWSIVLHLQGHRKSVTISVRREKRKELFENLNLGYKALTPAELKGREFDLAIDCSGSNSAMEEALTLLGRGGRLCIFGVANPNSQVKINPFEVYAKELTILGVNINPFSFPKALTLVASLAETYLDYEQLGIGVFKLSQYQEALETLKNGLITKAVFKF; encoded by the exons ATGGAATTCCTTAGTTTTGACGCAAAGGACAAATCCTTGAAGTTAGAAAAAGGTGATGTTCCTGTTCCGGAACCGGACGAAGTTTTGATCAAAGTTGCATACGCCGGGATCTGTGGAACTGACTTGCACATAATTGAA GGCAACTTCCCTTGCAAATCAGACGGCCCCATCACACTGGGGCACGAGTTTTCGGGCGTTGTCGAAGCGATCGGTACCAGTGTGACAGTGTTTATGGTCGGCCAGAACGTCGTCGTGGACCCGAACACCGGTTGCGAAAGTTGTGATTTTTGTCACAATGGCAAATATCACTTCTGTCGACGAAGTTCGCACAAAACTGTCGGTATCTTTAAGAATGGAGGCTGGTCTACCCACGTCGTAGTTCCAGAGTCACAG GTCTTCTTAGTTCCGGACGGGGTGACGTTAGCTCAGGCAGTCTTGGCGGAGCCCGTGTCTTGCTTGATTCACGGACTAGACTTGATTAACCCCATCAACATCGGGTCCAGAGTACTAATCATCGGGGCTGGCATAATCGGGTTCCTCTGGTCAATCGTTCTGCACTTGCAGGGTCACCGAAAATCCGTGACGATAAGCGTTCGGCGCGAAAAGCGAAAAGAGCTCTTCGAGAATCTCA ATTTGGGTTATAAGGCGCTTACACCGGCCGAATTGAAAGGTCGGGAATTTGATTTGGCAATAGACTGCAGCGGTTCCAATTCGGCAATGGAGGAGGCTTTGACCCTTCTGGGCAGAGGAGGTCGCCTATGTATATTTGGAGTGGCCAATCCCAACTCACAAGTTAAAATCAATCCATTCGAG GTGTATGCAAAGGAATTGACTATACTAGGTGTGAATATCAATCCATTCTCTTTCCCGAAGGCGTTGACATTGGTGGCTTCACTCGCCGAAACATATTTGGATTACGAACAATTGGGAATCGGTGTCTTCAAATTGTCACAATATCAAGAAGCTTTGGAGACATTGAAGAATGGCCTCATCACTAAAGCAGTATTTAAGTTTTAG